From Tepidimicrobium xylanilyticum:
TTAGTTGAACTACAAGCTATTACAGGCGCAACAAATGAAATAGGATTTAACAAGATGTCAGCAAGAGGATATTAATATAAATCAAAATAATAAAAGAAAGGATGTGTAGAAATGTCACTATTTGATGCTAGTAAGAAAGTCATCATCATTGGTGATAGAGATGGCATACCAGGACCAGCCATCGAAGAGTGTGTTAAGACTACAGAAGCTGAAGTAGTGTTCTCATCTACTGAGTGCTTTGTCTGAACTGCCGCAGGAGCAATGGACCTAGAAAATCAAAAGAGGGTTAAAGATTTGGCTGAAAAATACGGCCCAGAAAATATAATCGTATTAATAGGTGGAGCAGAAGCTGAAGCAGCTGGATTAGCAGCTGAAACAGTAACTGCAGGAGACCCAACTTTTGCAGGTCCATTGGCAGGAGTCCAGTTAGGACTTAGAGTATATCATGCTGTAGAACCAGAATTCAAAGAATCAGTAGACCCAGCTGTTTACGATGAACAAATTGGTATGATGGAAATGGTTCTAAATGTTGATGAAATAGTCGAGGAAGTAAAAGGTATAAGAGAAGAATACGGTAAATACAATGACTAGTTCCCGATGAAAAAAAGAGAGGGGGGAAATTAATGGCTAAAATTAAAGTTGTTCATTATATAAATCAATTCTTTGCTGGAATTGGCGGCGAAGAAAAAGCAGATATTAAGCCAGAAATTAGAGAAGAAATTGTTGGACCAGGTATGGCTATAAATACAGGATTTAAAGGAGAGGCTGAAATAGTTGCAACTGTCATCTGTGGTGACAGCTATTTCAACGAAAATGTTGAAGAAGCAAAAGCTGAAATACTAGAGATGGTTAAGAAATATGAACCAGACCTATTCATAGCTGGACCAGCTTTTAATGCTGGAAGATATGGAGTGGCCTGTGGTACAATTGCAGATGCAGTACAAAATGAACTAGGAATCCCTTCTTTAACTGGAATGTATGTTGAAAACCCTGGAGCAGATATGTTCAAGAAGAACGTATATATAGTATCAACCAAGAACTCTGCTGCAGGAATGAGGGATGCTGTTAAGAAAATGGTCCCATTGGCATTGAAATTAGCTAAAGGTGAGGAAGTAAGTACTCCTGAAGAAGAAGGTTATATACCAAGAGGAATTAGGAAGAATTACTTTACCGATAAGAGGGGTTCTCAAAGAGCAGTTGAGATGTTACTCAAGAAACTTAGAGGAGAAGAGTTCGTTACTGAATTCCCAATGCCAGACTTTGACAGGGTTGACCCAAATCCTGCAGTTAAGGATATAACAAAGGCTACTATTGCTATAGTAACATCTGGTGGTATAGTACCAAAAGGAAATCCTGATCACATTGAATCCTCATCAGCCTCCAAATATGGCAAATATGATATAGCAGAATTTGATAATTTAACCAGCAGTACTCATGAAACAGCTCACGGTGGATATGACCCAGTTTATGCAAATGAAGATGCAGACAGGGTTATTCCAGTAGATGTACTAAGAGAAATGGAAAAAGAAGGAAAGATCGGCAAACTTCACAGATACTTCTATACTACTGTAGGTAATGGTACTGCAGTAGCAAATGCTAAAAAGTTTGCTGAGGAAATTGGTAAGGAATTAAAGGAAGACGGAGTGGACGCAGTTATACTAACTTCCACCTGAGGTACCTGTACACGTTGCGGTGCAACGATGGTAAAAGAAATAGAAAGAGCAGGAATACCTGTAGTTCACATGTGTACTGTAGTGCCAATTTCACTTACTGTAGGGGCTAATAGGATTGTACCAACGATTGCTATACCTCACCCACTAGGAAATCCAAGCTTAGATCCTAAAGAAGAAAAGGCTCTAAGAAGAGCTTTAGTTGAAAAAGCATTAAAGGCTTTAACAACCGAAGTAGATGGTCAAACAGTATTTGAAGATTAGTATATAAAACTTAAAATGGGTGATGAAAATCACCCATTTTAAGTATAAAAATAAATATGATATAATTTTTGGAGGTGTAAATATGAATTATCCTGTAGTAAAAGGAACTAGTTATATTTTAGTTCATGCTGAAGATATGGTTATCCATAATGGAACTACCCAAACTACAGAAAGAGTTATAAACCCAGATTCCGAATATCTAAAAAAGTTACCAAACCATTTACGTAGTTTTGAAGAAGCTGTAAACTATTTACCAAACCAAGTTTATATAGGAAACTATAGACCAGACGATTTAAGAAACCACCCTCAACCTTGGTATCAAAATCCATTAAAAGATGCAGAAAGATTTGGTAGATATGGAGAAATAATGCCTGAAGATGAGTTTGTTGGACTTATTAAAATAGCAGATGTGTTCGATTTAGTTAAGTTAACTAAGGAGTTCACTGAAGAAGTGAAGGCAAAATTTGAAGTTCATCCAATACTAAAGGGTAGAGAAGATTTAATATCCAGACTTAAAACTGGAGATGAGCTAGAGGAAATTGAAAAGTTAATAAATGAACAAGGTGCAGAACCTCTAATTACAGGTGGTAAGACTGTAGGCTGTGTAAAGAGGGCCCATGATGTTGATGAAAATCTAAGTGCACATGTTATATTTGAAAATCTAGTATCTAAAGCTTCTGCAATTTTAGCTGGATTAAACCTAATTGCTAAAAATGATTTCAATCCTGATGATGTAGAGTATGTTATAGAGTGTTCAGAAGAAGCTTGTGGAGATATGAATCAAAGGGGTGGAGGAAACTTTGCTAAATCTATAGCTGAATTAGTTGGATTCAAAAATGCAACTGGTTCAGATACTAGAGGATTCTGTGCGGCTCCAACTCATGCTTTGATAGTAGCTTCTTCTTTAGTTAAGTCTGGGGCTTTCAAGAATGTAGTTGTTATAGCTGGTGGTTCTACTGCTAAGTTAGGTATGAATGGAAAGAGCCACGTAGAGAAGGACATGCCAATCCTTGAAGATGTAATTGGTGGCTTTGCAGTTCTTGTATCGGAAAACGATGGTGTAAATCCAATTTTAAGAACTGACTTAATAGGAAGACATACTGTTGGTACAGGTTCTTCACCGCAAGCAGTAATGAGTGCTTTAGTTACTGCACCATTAGAAAAGGGTAACTTAAAGATAACTGATATAGATAGATATTCTGTTGAGATGCAAAATCCAGATGTAACTAAGCCGGCAGGAGCTGGAGACGTGCCAAATGCAAACTACAAGATGATAGGTGCATTGGGTGTAATGAGAAAAGATATTGAAAGAGCACAAATAAATGATTTCATTCTAGAACATGGAATGGAAGGTTGGGCACCAACACAAGGGCATATTCCATCAGGAGTACCTTATGTAGGATTTGCTAGAGAAGATATGTTGGAAGGCAAAATAAATAGAGCCATGATCGTTGGAAAGGGTAGTCTATTCTTAGGAAGAATGACTAATTTATTTGATGGAGTATCTATAGTAATGGAAAGGAATCCAGGCAAGGCAGAAGAAGAAAAAGGTATCTCTGAAGAGGAAGTTAGAAAACTTGTAGCTGAAGCTATGAGAGATTTTGCTTCTCATCTACTTCAGAATTAGAGGTGATAAAATGGCGGAAAAGAATATTAAACAAATGATTGGAAAAGTATTTTCCGATATTGCAGATGCAGTTGAAACTGGTCAATTTGGTGAGAAGGTAAGAGTTGGTTTAACTACCTTGGGAAGTGAACATGGTGTAGATAATTTGGTTAAAGGTGCAGAAATAGCTCAAGAAAGGGATCCATCCATAGAGGTAGTATTAATTGGACCAAAGGTTGATTCAAAATTAACTCAAGTTGTAGTTGATTCGGAAGATGAAGGCTACAAGATAATGGAAGAAATGTTGGATAGTGGCGATCTGGATGCTTGTGTTACAATGCACTATAGTTTCCCAATAGGAGTTTCTACTGTAGGTAGGGTGATAACTCCAGGTAAGGGTAAGGAGATGACCATTGCAACTACTACAGGGACCTCATCACCTCATAGGGTCGAGGCTATGGTTATAAATGGGATTAGTGGTATAATAGCAGCAAAGGCTATGGGGGTTAAAAATCCAACTGTTGGAATATTAAATGTAGATGGTGCAAGACAAGTTGAAAGAGCCTTTAAAGAATTGATCAATAACGGCTATGAAATCAATTTAACTGAGTCCATGAGATCCGATGGTGGATGTGTAATGAGAGGTAATGATTTACTAGCTGGAGTACCAGATGTAATGGTTACCGACACATTAACTGGAAATATATTGATGAAAGTATTTTCATCCTATACAACTGGTGGAAGCTATGAATCCTTAGGCTATGGCTATGGTCCAGGAATTGGTGAAGGATATGAAAGAGTAATATTAATCCTTTCAAGAGCATCAGGAATCCCTGTAGTTGCCAATGCTATTAGTTATGGTGCACGATTAATTAAAGGCAATTTAAAGAAAATAGTTAAAGAAGAATTTGAAAAGGCTAATAAAGCAGGATTGAAGGAGATATTAAAGGGATTAACTAAGGATACTAAGAGAGCTGCAGATGAAGATGAGGAAATAGTAGCACCACCAGCAGAAACTGTGACAGGAACTATTTCCGGTATAGATATAATGGATTTAGAAGATGCTGTAAGAGTTCTATGGAAAGAAGGCATCTATGCAGAATCTGGAATGGGTTGTACAGGCCCCATTGTAATGGTAAATGAGGAAAAACTGGCAAAGGCCATTGAAATATTGTCTAAAGCAGGTTATGTAGCGGATAATTCTAATCCTTGCTAGAAACTCCAAGACTCCAAGTTCTTGGAGTTTCTTAATTTTTATTATATGCTTTATACATTGATAAAAACAGTTTATTATTATATAATATTTATGTTAGCAGCTATTAAATATAAAATCTATTTTTTGTCCCATGTATAGGGTATTTTATATTTAAATAACCTATATATGAGGATATAAAATATTTAAGCTATTACAAAAAAGGGGGAGTTAAAATTGAAAAAAAGATTATTAGCTTTACTGCTAATAGGGATTTTAGTTTTTACTGTTGTTGGGTGTTCAAGTTCTGACACGCCTTCAGAAGTAGAAGGGCCAACAGAAACAGAAGATCAAGGTGAAGCTGAGAATACACCAGCAAGCGAACCAATAAGAATAGCTATGGTAACAGATGAAGGTGGAGTTCATGACCAATCCTTTAACCAATCAGCATGGGAAGGTTTGCAAAGAGCCCAAGAAGAACTAGGAATTGAAGTTTCTTACCAAGAATCTCAACAAGATGCTGATTTTGCGCCTAACTTTGAAACTCTTCTAGATGCTGGAAACGATCTCATTTGGGGTATAGGCTTTAAATTAGCAGATGCTGTATTAGATGCTGCTACAGCTAATCCAGATCAAAAATATGCAATTGTAGACCACTCCTTTGGAGATAATACTCCAGATAACGTAGTAGGTGTTATGTTTAAGGCAGAACAACCCTCCTTCCTAGTAGGATATATTGCTGGAAGGATGACAGAAACTAATAAAGTAGGTTTCGTTGGAGGTATAGCAGGAGACATAATTTGGGGATTCGATTATGGATATCAAGCTGGAGTACAGTATGCAGCACATGAGTTAGGAAAGGAAATAGAAGTGCTTAATCAATATGCTGAATCTTTCTCCGATGTAGCTAAGGGTAAGGCTATTGCTCAGCAGATGTACCAACAAGGTGCAGATATAGTATTCCATGCTGCTGGAGATGTTGGAACAGGAGTAATCGAGGCTGCTAAAGAGCAAGGTAAATGGGCTATAGGAGTAGACAGAGATCAAAATTATCTAGCCCCAGACAATGTATTAACCTCTGCTATGAAACGTGTAGATGTTGGTGTTTATAATGTTGTAAAAGATTTAGTGGAAGGCAAGTTCCCAGGTGGACAAACTATTACTTATGGTTTAGCCGATGGTGGAGCAGTAGATATTGCACCTTCATCAAATAAACACGTACCACAGGAGATATTAGATGCAGTTGAAGAATTAAAGCAAAAGATCATCGATGGAGAAATAGTAGTTCCATATAATGAAGCAACCTACAAAGAATTTATAGATTCATTAAAATAAAAAAGTTTAAGCAGCTCAGGCAATAGGTCTGAGCTGTTTAATACTAGATTAGATAGGAGGAGCCCTGTGAACAATATTGACTATAATACCAAGGTTATCGAAATGAAAAATATAACTAAAAAGTTCGGAGATTTTGTCGCAAACGACAATATAGATTTAGTTGTCCATAAGGGAGAAATTCATGCATTACTAGGCGAAAATGGGGCTGGAAAAACAACCTTGATGAATATCCTCTACGGATTATATCAGCCTACTTCAGGAGAGATATTTATAAATGGTAAGAAAGTAGAGGTATCAAACCCAAATGTAGCGATTGCAAATGGAATAGGCATGGTACATCAACATTTTATGTTGGTGGACAACTTTACCGTAGTGGAAAATATAATATTAGGAATGGAACCAATTGGGAAGTTTGGTGTTGTAGACATCAATAAAGCTAGGAAAGAAGTAGAGGAACTCTCAAGCAAGTATGGCTTGTATGTAGATCCTGATGCAAAAATAGAAGATATATCTGTTGGAATGCAACAAAGGGTAGAAATTCTCAAAGCCCTATACAGAGGAGCAGATATACTTATACTAGATGAACCTACAGCAGTGCTCACACCTCAGGAAATAGAAGAAATAATTGAAATAATGAAGAATTTAACTAAGCAAGGGAAAACGATTATAATAATCACTCACAAATTAAAGGAAATAAAGCAATCTGCTGATTACTGTACCATAATTAGAAGAGGAAAGAAAATTGGTACTGTAAAAGTAGATGATGTGACAGAAGAAGAGTTGGCATCCATGATGGTAGGTAGGGAAATAAGTTTTAAGGTAGATAAAAAGCCTGCAGAAATAGGTGATGTCATCTTAGAAATAGAGGATCTTACCGTTAAGGATAATAGAGGTTTAGATGTCGTAAAGAATCTGTCGCTAAAACTGCACAAAGGTGAGATACTAGGAATTGCAGGTGTAGATGGAAATGGACAATCGGAATTAGTAGAAGCATTGACCGGTCTTAGAAAAGTGGAAAGTGGAAAAGTAATATTACAGGACAAAGATATAACAAATTTAACACCAAAGGAAATAATGGAGAGTGGAATGAGCCACATTCCTGAAGATAGGCAAAAACGAGGTTTAGTTTTAGACTTTACTGTGGCAGAAAATATGATATTAGAAAATTACCATAAAGAACCTTTCTCTAGAAAGGGTAGATTAAATCATAGAAATATCAGTCAGTTTACTGTAGAACTAATGGAGAAATTTGATGTAAGACCAAGAAATGATAAGCTAACTGCAGGAGCCCTGTCTGGTGGGAATCAACAAAAAGTCATCTTAGCAAGGGAAATTACTAATGATCCTGAGGTGTTATTAGCTGTTCAGCCTACAAGGGGGCTAGATGTTGGAGCTATAGAATTTGTCCATAAATATTTAGTGGAACAAAGAGATAAAGGAAAAGCTGTTTTATTAATATCCTTTGAACTAGATGAGGTTTTAGATCTATCTGATAGGATAGCAGTAATCTACGATGGACAAATAGTAGATATAATAGCGGAGAAGGATGCAGATGAAAAAACCATTGGATTCTTAATGGCTGGAGGAGGTGTAGAGGATGAAAGGAAATAAATTTGTGATAACCCTTATATCCATTTTACTAGGATTGGTAATAGGAGGAATTGCTCTATCAATAACCGGTTTTAATCCCATAGAAGCGTATAAGATAATGTTTAAGGGTGTTTTTAGCAACCCTAAGTATATTTCATGGACTATAATAAGGTCTACACCTCTTATACTTACGGGAATTTCTGTATCATTTGCCTTCAAAACGGGACTGTTTAATATTGGAGCTGAAGGTCAGTTTATTTTTGGAAGTTTGGTAGCCACATTGGTAGGTTATTTTTTTCATCTACCTCCAATAATTCATCCCATTGTGGCCTTATTAGCTGGAATTTTAGCTGGAGCCTTATGGGGTGGAATAGCAGGCTTCCTGAAATCTAAATTTGGAATCAATGAGGTTATTACGACAATAATGTTGAACTGGATAGCCTTATATTTTAGTAATTTCATGGTCTTCTGGGAACCTTTCAAAAGACCAAATAGGGATGCTTCAGAAAGGATATTAGATACTGCAAGTATCCAAATTCTAGAGAAGTGGAAAACCTCAGATGCAGGTAAGGCCTTTTTAGCAAACAATACCTTCTTAAAAGACTTTTTAAATCCTCCTGTGAATTTCGGAATTATTATCGCCATATTGGTGGCTATATTGATATGGTATATATTAAAGCACACCACTTTAGGCTATCAATTAAGGGCTGTAGGCTTCAATAAGGATGCAGCTGAATATGGGGGTATCAATATAAAGAGAAATACTATTTTAGCAATGATGATAGCAGGAGCCATTTCTGGCCTATCTGGTGCTACCCAAGTTTTAGGGGTATCCAAGGAAACTGCCATATTAGCAACTATGGAAGGTTATGGATTCGATGGGATGGCAGTAGCTTTAATAGCAAATAGTAATCCACTTGCTTGTATACCAGCAGCTTTGTTATTTGGAGGTTTAAAGTATGGTGGAAGTAAGTTACAACCAACAATGGGAGCACCTATAGAAGTCATTAACATAACCATTGGCGTGATCATAATGTTTATAGCTATGCCAAAGCTTATAAATATTATAGCGGCTTTTAGAAGTAGAAAGAGAGGTGTAGAAATTGAAAATGCTAAGTGATTTGGGAGTGATAATTGGAATTACCTTAATGTATTCAGCACCTTTAATATACACCTCTTTAGGTGGAGTTCTATCTGAAAATGCAGGAGTAGTAAATATAGGCCTAGAAGGTATGATGACTATAGGTGCTTTTGCAGGAGCAACTGTAGCCTATTTTACACAAAATCCTTGGATTGGATTTTTAGCGGCAGGAATTGCGGGCGGACTTTTAGCTCTTCTACATGCTATTGCCTGTGTAACTTTTACAGCAGACCATGTAGTATCAGGGATTGCGATAAATTTTATAGGACCAGGATTATCAATATTCTTAACTAAGATATTTTTTGATGGTGCAGCTATGACTATACCTTTAGATTTAGACAATAAAATACCTAGACCATTAAATGGGTTATTTTCATCTATATCTCCCACAAACCCAACTATGGCGAGAATAGTGGATGCATTAGATTCTATTTTCAACCAATATGCTACAGTATATATTGCACTATTACTAGTCTTAGCTGTATGGTTTTTCTTGTATAAAACTAAATTAGGACTTAGGATACGCTCGGTTGGGGAGCATCCAAGAGCTGCAGATACCCTTGGTATCAACGTTTATAGGATAAAGTATTTAGCTGTAATTCTATCAGGCGTGCTAGCAGGTTTTGGAGGGGCAGCTATGAGCATAGCTGTAATATCGAATTATAGAGCGGCTTTAATATCAGGCCAAGGTTTTATAGCATTAGCAGCTATGATATTTGGGAAATGGAAACCTCAGGGGGCTATGTTGGGCTGTTTGTTATTTGGTGCAGCACAAGGGCTGGTAGTCTACTTAGGCAGTACTAGCTTAAACATATCTTCCCAATTGTTGGCTATGCTACCTTACATTATTACCTTAGTCGTATTAATGGGATTTGTAGGTGAAGCAAGAGGACCTAAAGCCAGTGGTATTCCCTATGAAAAAGAATAAGGTTAGCCCTTTAAGGGCTAATCTTATTTTGTCGATATTTAATTGCTTTTGTATCTAAGCGAATATTCTGGTATAATAGTATTGACAGAATAATATAAATTTATTAATACTATCAAATAGTGGGAGTGAGCTAAATGAAATTGGGTTATAACCTAGCTCTTGAACAAGTACAGAAATTAGTTATGACTCCAGAACTAAGACAAGCTATACAGCTACTGCAATTCAATTGTCAGGAACTTAATGAATATTTAAAACAGCAAATTGAGGAAAATCCTTTATTAGAACCAGATAATATAATTGAAGAATTCGAGAGTATAGACGATTTAAATAGTGAAGGGGAAGAAATAGATTGGAAGGAATTTATTGATAAATATGATGACTTTAGCTATAGGCCAGAAAAGGACAAAAATATTGAAGAATATAACTATGAAAATTTTATCAGTTTTTCACCTTCTCTAAAGGATAATTTATTATTCCAATTAAATGTATCACATTTGGATGATAGGTATAAAAGAATAGGAGAAGTGCTGATAGAAGCCATTGATGATAATGGGTATCTAATGGTAGATATAGAACAGGTAGCTTTAGTCCTAGGGGTCGAAGTTGAAGAAGTGGAAAGCGTTTTATCTTTTATACAAACTTTTGAACCCTTAGGAGTTGGAGCGAGAAATTTAAAGGAGTGTTTATTAATTCAGGTAAGAGCAGGTGGATTAAATAACCCAAATATAGAACTGATAATTGAGAATTATCTAGAAGATATAGCCCATAATAGGTTATTAAAAATAGCAAAGGAATTGAACTTAGATTTAAAGGAAGTACAGGATATTAGCGATTATATTAGGACATTGGAGCCCAAACCCGGGAGGGCTTTTTCTGACAATTCTGACCAGGTAAAATATATAACTCCCGATGTGACAATTGAATACATTGACGGTGAATATGTAATAATTTTAAATGATGTAACTGGTCCTAGGTTAAACATCAATAACTTTTACAAAGAATTGATAAGAAAGGGCAATGACCCAAAAGCGAAAGAATATCTTTCCGAAAAATTAAATGCTGCAATGTGGATTATTAGATGTATTGAACAGAGGCGAGCTACAATATATAATGTGGTAGAATCAATATTGAAATTTCAAAGGGAGTTCTTTGAAAAGGGTGAAAAGGCCTTAAAACCCTTAACATTAAAAGAAGTTGCTGATGATATAAATATGCATGAGTCAACGGTAAGTAGAGCAACTAGTGGAAAATATGTTCAGACTCCAAGAGGATTATTTGAATTAAAGTACTTTTTTTCCAGTAGTCTATCTACTAATAAAGGAGAAGTATCGTCAACTAGTATTAAAGCGGTTATTAAAGAGATTATAGACGGAGAAGATCCAAAAAAACCTTATAGCGATCAGAAAATATCTGATATTTTAAAAAAGAAAGGTATAAATATTTCAAGAAGGACTGTTGCTAAATATAGGGATGAATTAGGAATACCTTCCTCTTCCATAAGAAAAAGATATTGATAGAGCCCCTTAGCATCTTTCAGGATGGTAGAGTTTTATAAGCAGCATGGCGTAAAAACTGTCATTCTGAATAGAGCTAATTATTGGGCTTTTTTGATTTTTTCTTGAAAATTAATAAACATTTGATTATAATATAATTGTATAGAAAAATATTCTATTTTTTTGAAGCAAGCGGGACAAAAAACATATATTAGGGACAAAAAAAGACCCACTAGATTATTTTAATCCTTTTATCATATACTATGGGTGATTTGTTTTTAGAGGTGTTTAAATGGATTTGATTAGATTACTAAAGGGAATAGCTCCAGAGATATCAGATATTCTAGAGATAAGATATAATATTTTGCGCCATGTCTATTATAATCAGCCAATTGGTAGAAGAGGGCTGTCCCAGATACTTAATATTGGTGAAAGAGCTATAAGAACTGAGGTAAATATTTTAAAAGAACTAGGATTATTGAATATAGAAAGTATGGGTATGTATGTAACAGAAGATGGGATAAAAACCTTAGAGAGTTTAAAGGCTGTAATGAGAGAACTAAGAGGAATTACAAATTTAGAAGTAAAATTAAAACAGTTATTAGCCCTAGACAATGTAATTATAGTTCCGGGAGATTCGGATTTAGATCCTTTGGTGTTAAAGGATATGGGAAAATCAGCTTCTTTATGTCTTAGAAGACTAATAGCAGATAATTCAATTATAGGTATTACAGGCGGAACCACTATGGCACAGGTAGCAGAAGAGATGCCGGAAGGAAAAGTTGCAGAAAATGTATTGGTAATTCCAGCTAGAGGAGGCTTAGGCAAGGATGTAGAGACCCAATCAAATAGCATTGCTGCAAAGCTAGCAAAAAAATTACAAGCAAACTATAGACTTCTCCATACTCCTGATAATTTAGATGAAATGACTTTTCAGGCCATATTAAAGGTTACAGATATTAAGGAAGTAATAGAATTGATAAACCAAATGAATATATTAATTTTTGGAATTGGCAGATCTGATGTTATGGCAAGGAGAAGGCAACTACCTGAAACTCTAATTTCTGAGATAATAGAAAAGGGGGCAGTGGGAGAAGCCTTTGGCCATTATTTTGATATTGAAGGTAATGATATATATGAATCATTAACTGTTGGTATCTCTTTGGACAATTTTTATAAAATTCAAAGGGTAATAGGGGTTGCTGGAGGCAAGAATAA
This genomic window contains:
- the rpoN gene encoding RNA polymerase factor sigma-54 produces the protein MKLGYNLALEQVQKLVMTPELRQAIQLLQFNCQELNEYLKQQIEENPLLEPDNIIEEFESIDDLNSEGEEIDWKEFIDKYDDFSYRPEKDKNIEEYNYENFISFSPSLKDNLLFQLNVSHLDDRYKRIGEVLIEAIDDNGYLMVDIEQVALVLGVEVEEVESVLSFIQTFEPLGVGARNLKECLLIQVRAGGLNNPNIELIIENYLEDIAHNRLLKIAKELNLDLKEVQDISDYIRTLEPKPGRAFSDNSDQVKYITPDVTIEYIDGEYVIILNDVTGPRLNINNFYKELIRKGNDPKAKEYLSEKLNAAMWIIRCIEQRRATIYNVVESILKFQREFFEKGEKALKPLTLKEVADDINMHESTVSRATSGKYVQTPRGLFELKYFFSSSLSTNKGEVSSTSIKAVIKEIIDGEDPKKPYSDQKISDILKKKGINISRRTVAKYRDELGIPSSSIRKRY
- a CDS encoding sugar-binding transcriptional regulator is translated as MDLIRLLKGIAPEISDILEIRYNILRHVYYNQPIGRRGLSQILNIGERAIRTEVNILKELGLLNIESMGMYVTEDGIKTLESLKAVMRELRGITNLEVKLKQLLALDNVIIVPGDSDLDPLVLKDMGKSASLCLRRLIADNSIIGITGGTTMAQVAEEMPEGKVAENVLVIPARGGLGKDVETQSNSIAAKLAKKLQANYRLLHTPDNLDEMTFQAILKVTDIKEVIELINQMNILIFGIGRSDVMARRRQLPETLISEIIEKGAVGEAFGHYFDIEGNDIYESLTVGISLDNFYKIQRVIGVAGGKNKAEAIIAVTSLRKDITLVTDEGAARKVIQLVKKAT
- a CDS encoding ABC transporter permease yields the protein MLSDLGVIIGITLMYSAPLIYTSLGGVLSENAGVVNIGLEGMMTIGAFAGATVAYFTQNPWIGFLAAGIAGGLLALLHAIACVTFTADHVVSGIAINFIGPGLSIFLTKIFFDGAAMTIPLDLDNKIPRPLNGLFSSISPTNPTMARIVDALDSIFNQYATVYIALLLVLAVWFFLYKTKLGLRIRSVGEHPRAADTLGINVYRIKYLAVILSGVLAGFGGAAMSIAVISNYRAALISGQGFIALAAMIFGKWKPQGAMLGCLLFGAAQGLVVYLGSTSLNISSQLLAMLPYIITLVVLMGFVGEARGPKASGIPYEKE